One Azotobacter salinestris DNA window includes the following coding sequences:
- a CDS encoding phosphotransferase family protein, whose amino-acid sequence MSNLNNTVVVEESVLATAALESFICASALARRASIETQRRLSGGAIQENWLLEVHLDGGPFEGRHRWVLRTDSPSVVQASLSRSQEFNVLSLVHQAGVKVPRPLWLCEDLGVTGRVFFLMEMLPGIAAGHVLTGAASGAEGNRRLAHALGTNLARLHRIQPPRLELGGFLPMPDGSPALATIQSYRSFLDTLPQALPVLEWGLRWCERHAPEPMALCLIHRDYRTGNYLVHDGELSGILDWEFTGWGDPREDIGWFTARCWRFARPDLQAGGIGRLEDFLGGYEQESGRRLEAVELTYWQVMAYLRWAVIALQQAQRHLSGEQASLELALTGRLIPELEHDLLRLTQGLHV is encoded by the coding sequence ATGAGCAATTTGAACAATACGGTCGTCGTCGAAGAAAGCGTGCTGGCGACGGCCGCCCTAGAAAGCTTCATCTGCGCCAGCGCCTTGGCGAGGCGAGCCTCCATCGAGACCCAGCGGCGCCTTTCCGGCGGCGCCATTCAGGAAAACTGGCTGCTCGAGGTCCATCTGGACGGCGGACCGTTCGAGGGGCGCCATCGCTGGGTGCTGCGGACCGACTCTCCTTCGGTGGTGCAGGCTAGCCTGAGCCGGTCGCAGGAATTCAATGTCCTCTCGCTGGTCCACCAGGCGGGCGTCAAGGTACCGCGGCCGCTGTGGCTCTGCGAGGACCTTGGCGTAACCGGCCGGGTTTTTTTCCTGATGGAAATGCTCCCCGGGATTGCTGCGGGCCATGTATTGACCGGCGCCGCCAGCGGCGCTGAGGGCAATCGCCGGCTGGCCCATGCTCTGGGCACTAACTTGGCGCGCCTGCATCGTATCCAGCCGCCGCGCCTGGAGCTGGGCGGCTTTCTGCCCATGCCGGACGGCTCGCCAGCCCTGGCCACCATCCAGTCCTATCGCAGCTTTCTCGACACCTTGCCGCAGGCTTTGCCAGTGCTGGAGTGGGGGCTGCGCTGGTGCGAGCGCCACGCGCCTGAACCCATGGCCCTCTGTCTGATTCATCGCGATTACCGAACCGGCAATTATCTGGTCCATGACGGCGAGCTGAGCGGCATTCTCGACTGGGAGTTCACCGGCTGGGGCGATCCGCGAGAAGACATCGGCTGGTTCACTGCCCGCTGTTGGCGTTTCGCCAGGCCCGATCTGCAAGCCGGCGGAATCGGCCGCCTCGAAGATTTCCTGGGTGGCTATGAACAGGAGTCGGGCCGACGCCTGGAAGCCGTGGAGCTGACGTATTGGCAGGTGATGGCCTACCTGCGCTGGGCGGTCATCGCCCTGCAGCAGGCGCAGCGGCACCTGTCCGGCGAGCAGGCTTCGCTGGAGCTGGCTCTGACCGGCCGGCTGATTCCGGAACTGGAACACGACCTCCTCCGACTGACTCAAGGATTGCATGTATGA